Proteins encoded within one genomic window of Mycoplasma phocoenae:
- a CDS encoding acetate/propionate family kinase — MSKILVVNAGSSSLKWSLHDKEDLHLIASGLCERINLDGRIITKYQGEKFIDEVTLPNHTTAVKELIKLWAKYDVITDLNTIAAIGFRTPFSGHKYLTPAFFTDEVREGIEEAKKFIPLHAPATLAAVEAFNENIPSVKKIIAQDTAFHVTVPKINATFSINQEWAEKYHVYKYGYHGLSHDFINNKMKSILGKDKNNLIIAHLGSGSSVCAVKDSKSFDISVGFSSSDGLIMGTRAGTVDPLIYDFLVRVENNSAQEVFDMFVKQSGLLGISGISNDIRDLHAACAEGNEKAQFAVDMFVWRVVDTIAAYINKIGEPIDAIVFTAGIGENDEIVRKSVIEKLPSFGVKLDEEKNLEKYGSELLISTKDSKIPVYKVRTDEEIVIARYVKEMI, encoded by the coding sequence ATGAGTAAAATTTTAGTAGTTAATGCAGGTAGTAGTTCATTAAAATGATCACTACACGATAAAGAAGATTTACATTTAATAGCTAGTGGTCTATGCGAGCGAATTAATTTAGACGGTAGAATCATCACCAAATACCAGGGAGAAAAATTTATAGATGAAGTTACTCTTCCTAATCACACTACTGCAGTTAAAGAATTAATCAAATTATGAGCAAAATATGATGTAATAACTGATTTAAACACAATAGCTGCCATTGGATTCAGAACGCCTTTTTCTGGTCATAAATATTTAACACCAGCATTCTTTACTGATGAAGTTCGCGAAGGTATTGAAGAGGCTAAAAAATTTATTCCTCTGCATGCTCCAGCAACTCTAGCTGCTGTGGAAGCTTTCAACGAAAACATTCCTTCAGTGAAAAAAATTATTGCTCAAGATACAGCATTCCACGTTACAGTTCCTAAAATAAATGCAACATTTTCAATCAATCAAGAATGAGCAGAAAAATATCATGTATACAAATATGGATACCATGGATTAAGCCACGATTTTATTAACAATAAAATGAAATCGATTTTAGGTAAAGACAAAAACAATTTAATTATTGCTCATTTAGGTTCTGGTTCGTCAGTTTGTGCTGTTAAAGATTCAAAATCATTTGATATTTCAGTTGGATTCAGTTCATCAGATGGTTTAATAATGGGTACTCGTGCCGGTACAGTAGATCCACTTATTTATGACTTTTTAGTACGTGTTGAAAATAACTCGGCTCAAGAAGTGTTTGATATGTTCGTTAAACAATCTGGTTTACTAGGAATTAGTGGTATATCAAATGACATCAGAGATTTACATGCAGCATGTGCGGAAGGTAATGAAAAAGCTCAGTTCGCTGTTGACATGTTTGTATGAAGAGTAGTCGACACAATTGCAGCATATATTAATAAAATTGGAGAACCAATTGACGCTATTGTATTCACTGCGGGCATCGGAGAAAATGATGAAATCGTACGTAAAAGCGTTATTGAAAAATTACCTTCATTCGGTGTTAAATTAGATGAAGAAAAAAACTTAGAAAAATACGGTTCGGAATTATTGATTTCTACAAAAGATTCAAAAATTCCAGTATATAAAGTAAGAACAGACGAAGAAATTGTTATAGCTCGTTACGTAAAAGAAATGATTTAA
- a CDS encoding ATP-binding cassette domain-containing protein, with protein sequence MKNNNSEKKVILEIDNLKKYFINGNHVNKAVDGVSFKVHEGEVVGLIGESGSGKTTIGRSLLRLYDEYNGFVRLDKKIISGKKISNKRNKFLRRNVQMIFQDPHASLNGQKTIFSTLKEPLVVNKIMKENISDLFSDWKDVKSNFKYTFRIKTKTLEIENLGLFNKLAENFVKEWTKNFEEIQFNSSLNLEDNFNLYYAFLEEKQIMESDIIDKMYSNTTKLIEYYKEKQKEFRSNILTEDEILVNNLKKQHKDALLGSKLSKKQVKQHYELIDKKAELDDFETKLHDFKLINKNTFKNYIQEFKHEIKLIKNNRLSTTDLDFYAYNLKRELLDKHTIKYIKDVQYSLRYLTFNQIKEFIQELKLYTMNFYTEFLSFDYQPKLKQKINKVIDSDFKFDCKKFVATSKENEDDIKKDQKRVIDTIAHLEKELKKQQKPFVCEHQLAKIEQELSKALIWQREELDKFVEHNKAYVATLDEEIVKINKIYYDLRDEIKQLTHKFDKKHTEFIEFIKHQASLDKTKIKFWINKYNTIVQNKFETQKSFNIEYKYLLKDIGNIDLLLGNNKSIINRMFNNKAKTFDKIYSHFLMLPVTKLRIQGLLYKTIIYKTLEDVGLLKQFAYRYPHEFSGGQRQRIVIARALITNPKIIVADEPIASLDISIQAQVVNLLKDLCKTKNIGLIFIAHDLSMIEYVADRVQIMHLGKIVESGDTEAIYKNPVHPYTINLFKAIPKISNANEKFENISFELNYLSEQKFPFIPKEYKVEEDHYVYGTEEQVYKWVSEQENPEQFNIESVTEISLEEVESSKKKNKK encoded by the coding sequence ATGAAAAATAACAATTCAGAAAAAAAAGTTATTTTAGAAATTGATAACCTTAAAAAATATTTTATAAACGGTAACCATGTAAATAAAGCGGTGGATGGCGTAAGTTTCAAAGTACATGAAGGTGAAGTTGTTGGACTTATTGGTGAATCTGGTTCAGGGAAAACAACTATTGGTCGTTCATTGTTACGTTTATATGATGAGTACAACGGATTTGTAAGGCTTGACAAAAAAATTATCAGTGGTAAAAAAATAAGCAATAAAAGAAATAAATTTTTACGTCGTAATGTGCAAATGATTTTCCAAGATCCGCATGCCTCATTAAACGGACAAAAAACTATCTTCTCAACACTTAAAGAACCTCTTGTTGTTAATAAGATAATGAAAGAAAACATAAGTGATTTATTCAGTGATTGAAAAGATGTAAAAAGTAATTTTAAATACACATTTAGAATTAAAACAAAAACATTAGAAATTGAAAACTTAGGATTGTTTAATAAACTTGCTGAAAACTTCGTAAAAGAATGAACAAAAAACTTTGAAGAAATTCAATTCAATTCTTCTTTAAATTTAGAAGATAACTTTAACCTATACTACGCTTTCCTAGAAGAAAAACAAATAATGGAGAGTGATATAATAGACAAAATGTATTCAAACACAACCAAATTGATTGAATACTATAAAGAAAAACAAAAAGAGTTCAGATCAAATATTCTAACTGAAGATGAAATATTAGTAAACAATCTAAAAAAACAACACAAAGATGCTCTTTTAGGCTCAAAACTTTCTAAAAAACAAGTTAAACAACATTATGAATTAATTGATAAAAAAGCAGAGCTTGACGATTTCGAAACTAAATTACATGATTTTAAATTAATTAATAAAAACACTTTTAAAAACTACATTCAAGAATTTAAACATGAAATTAAATTAATTAAAAACAATCGATTATCCACAACCGACTTAGATTTCTATGCATATAATCTAAAAAGAGAATTACTGGATAAACACACAATAAAATACATTAAAGATGTTCAATATTCATTACGTTATTTAACATTTAATCAAATTAAAGAATTCATTCAAGAATTAAAATTGTATACAATGAATTTCTATACAGAATTCTTATCATTTGATTATCAACCAAAATTAAAACAAAAAATAAACAAAGTAATTGATTCAGATTTTAAATTTGATTGCAAAAAATTTGTTGCTACTTCAAAAGAAAATGAAGATGACATTAAAAAAGATCAAAAAAGAGTTATTGATACAATTGCACATCTTGAAAAAGAATTGAAAAAACAACAAAAACCTTTTGTTTGTGAACATCAATTAGCTAAAATCGAGCAAGAATTATCAAAAGCCTTAATATGACAACGAGAAGAACTAGATAAGTTTGTTGAACATAACAAAGCATACGTTGCAACACTTGATGAAGAAATTGTTAAAATAAATAAAATTTATTATGACCTGAGAGACGAAATTAAACAATTAACACATAAATTTGACAAAAAACATACAGAATTTATTGAATTTATTAAACACCAAGCATCTTTAGATAAAACAAAAATTAAATTCTGAATTAATAAATACAATACAATTGTTCAAAACAAATTTGAAACTCAAAAATCATTCAACATTGAGTACAAATATTTATTAAAAGATATTGGTAACATTGACTTATTGTTAGGAAACAATAAATCAATTATTAATAGAATGTTCAACAACAAAGCTAAAACATTTGACAAAATCTATTCACACTTCTTAATGTTGCCAGTAACTAAATTAAGAATTCAAGGTCTTTTATATAAAACTATTATTTACAAAACACTTGAAGATGTTGGTTTATTGAAACAATTCGCTTACCGTTACCCACATGAATTTAGTGGTGGACAAAGACAAAGAATTGTTATCGCTAGAGCATTGATTACAAATCCAAAAATTATTGTTGCTGACGAACCTATTGCTTCATTAGATATTTCAATTCAAGCTCAAGTTGTTAACTTATTAAAAGACTTATGTAAAACAAAAAACATTGGGTTAATTTTCATCGCCCATGACTTATCAATGATTGAATACGTTGCTGACAGAGTGCAAATTATGCACCTTGGAAAAATTGTTGAAAGTGGAGATACTGAAGCTATCTATAAAAACCCAGTACACCCTTACACAATTAATTTATTTAAAGCAATACCAAAAATTTCAAATGCTAACGAAAAATTTGAAAATATTAGTTTTGAACTAAATTATTTAAGCGAACAAAAATTCCCATTTATTCCAAAAGAATATAAAGTTGAAGAAGACCACTATGTATATGGTACTGAAGAACAAGTATATAAATGGGTATCTGAACAAGAGAATCCAGAACAATTCAATATTGAATCAGTTACCGAAATTTCATTAGAAGAAGTTGAATCATCTAAGAAAAAGAATAAAAAATAA
- the pdhA gene encoding pyruvate dehydrogenase (acetyl-transferring) E1 component subunit alpha translates to MSFKYVKSDVVMSDEKEMIRLLDIDGNLIDKNYKPESTKEILEMYKNMVRSRQWDLYALNLQKTGRIGTFAPNLGEEAFLSALGAVVRKDDWFVPHYRVLATLLTLGIPMKDYFKYWKGSEQGAKSPDGVNVMPMQVVIGSQISQAAGVAYAQKLQGKDTIALTTIGNGGTNEGEFHEGLNFASVRNLPLLCAIANNQWAISVPQHNSYKVKTLSQRAASYGIPGLRVDGNDLLASYEVAKEAVKYIREGNGPVLIEFVTWRQGQHTTSDNPRVYRSAEMEQEKEKWEPMHRIEKYLLDTKLLTEETKAQIWADAEAEAKQAFVDAGQELEGKESYEDIFKWTYAEMTEELKEQLEEGKKYQK, encoded by the coding sequence ATGAGTTTCAAATATGTTAAATCAGACGTTGTTATGTCTGATGAAAAAGAAATGATTCGTTTACTAGATATCGATGGTAACCTAATCGATAAAAACTACAAACCAGAATCAACAAAAGAAATTTTAGAAATGTATAAAAACATGGTTAGATCACGTCAATGAGACCTATACGCTCTAAACCTACAAAAAACAGGACGTATCGGTACATTCGCACCTAACTTAGGAGAAGAAGCATTCTTATCAGCTTTAGGAGCAGTTGTTCGTAAAGATGACTGATTTGTGCCTCACTACCGTGTTCTAGCAACACTATTAACATTAGGAATTCCTATGAAAGACTACTTCAAATATTGAAAAGGGTCAGAACAAGGAGCTAAATCACCAGATGGTGTAAATGTTATGCCAATGCAAGTTGTTATTGGATCACAAATTTCACAAGCAGCCGGAGTTGCATACGCTCAAAAACTACAAGGGAAAGATACAATTGCTTTAACAACAATTGGTAATGGGGGAACCAACGAAGGTGAATTCCACGAAGGATTAAACTTTGCCTCAGTACGTAATTTACCATTACTATGTGCAATTGCTAATAACCAATGAGCTATTTCAGTTCCACAACACAATTCATACAAAGTTAAAACACTTTCACAACGTGCAGCATCATACGGAATCCCAGGATTACGTGTAGATGGTAACGACTTACTAGCATCATACGAAGTTGCTAAAGAAGCTGTTAAATACATTCGTGAAGGTAACGGACCAGTTCTAATTGAATTCGTAACATGACGTCAAGGACAACATACAACATCAGATAACCCACGTGTATATCGTTCAGCAGAAATGGAACAAGAAAAAGAAAAATGAGAACCAATGCACCGTATTGAAAAATACTTATTAGATACAAAACTACTTACTGAAGAAACTAAAGCACAAATTTGAGCAGATGCTGAAGCTGAAGCAAAACAAGCATTTGTTGATGCAGGACAAGAATTAGAAGGAAAAGAATCATACGAAGACATCTTTAAATGAACATACGCAGAAATGACAGAAGAACTAAAAGAACAACTAGAAGAAGGGAAAAAATACCAAAAATAA
- a CDS encoding ABC transporter permease yields the protein MIATFSQENPFRELALASKQKDIEGWVALQEKKHHWDKPVLTQYFIYIKNFFTGDFGWVFKPTSNPFGAEIKTMPQLFFKPLRWSILISLPAFILSAFIGIILGTISGYKRGTFIDSTINIFVLIFIALPSFIIAPIAINISIAAGLPSRVFVTDQPLLVIIKSFLSPILVITLGSLAVYTSYTRNQVITVLTSNYVLIAKTKGLGNIEIFRKYVFRNISIPIFSLVFPSYIGLLTGSIVVEVYWQLPGTSQVIAKAFPAGERNVVMFSTIFFTFLSLITEIITDISYAFLDPRIKYSSKSGKKYSQYVMSYFTRRKIWNDFISNTETTLERGKGDE from the coding sequence ATGATAGCGACATTTTCACAAGAAAACCCATTTAGAGAATTAGCCCTTGCTTCTAAACAAAAAGACATTGAAGGGTGAGTTGCTCTACAAGAAAAAAAACACCACTGAGACAAACCAGTGCTAACTCAATATTTTATATATATTAAAAATTTCTTCACTGGGGACTTTGGTTGAGTATTTAAACCAACAAGTAACCCATTTGGAGCGGAAATTAAAACAATGCCCCAACTATTCTTTAAACCTTTAAGATGATCAATCCTTATTTCCTTGCCAGCATTTATTTTAAGTGCTTTTATCGGAATAATATTAGGTACAATTTCAGGTTACAAACGTGGAACTTTTATTGATAGTACAATCAATATATTTGTGCTAATTTTTATTGCGTTACCATCATTCATTATTGCACCTATAGCAATTAATATTTCTATAGCTGCGGGATTACCATCAAGAGTATTCGTAACAGATCAACCCTTATTAGTAATTATAAAATCATTCTTATCACCAATTCTTGTTATTACATTAGGTTCATTAGCAGTATATACTTCATACACACGTAATCAAGTTATTACTGTATTGACATCTAACTATGTTTTAATAGCAAAAACTAAAGGATTGGGAAATATCGAAATTTTTAGAAAATATGTTTTTAGAAACATTTCTATTCCTATATTTTCATTGGTATTTCCTTCATATATTGGTCTATTAACTGGATCAATTGTTGTTGAGGTTTACTGACAATTACCAGGAACATCGCAAGTTATTGCCAAAGCCTTCCCTGCTGGAGAAAGAAATGTTGTTATGTTCAGTACGATATTCTTTACATTCTTATCTCTAATAACTGAAATAATTACTGATATCAGTTATGCATTCCTAGACCCAAGAATTAAATACTCATCAAAATCAGGTAAAAAATATTCACAATATGTAATGTCATACTTCACAAGAAGAAAAATATGAAATGACTTCATTTCAAACACAGAAACTACATTAGAAAGGGGCAAAGGCGATGAATAG
- a CDS encoding ABC transporter ATP-binding protein, which translates to MSNITKKEYELKMFDQELKKIDESKLVLNVKDLHVSFKTGKKKLLHIIRGVDLQIFKGQIVGIVGESGSGKSVTSKSLINVNERTITTAEVMTVDDKNLLECKREKNWKQIRGKKIGYIPQDPLTSLNPTRKIGKQLLDALNHNDDWKHKTYKEKKEYLISLLKEFGLRQAEEIFNMYPHTLSGGMKQRVVITMVVALKPHVIIADEPTTALDPTVQASVLALFENIRTKMGISIILISHNISVVAKFCDYIYVMYAGRIVEKGTKEEIFTVPAHPYTWALISAVPENKEEKLYSIKGTPPDMANLSLGDPFAPRNDYALEIDFIKEPPLIPISHTHSAATWLLHPDAPKIYLRDDLIKRLESFRKVFYKDEK; encoded by the coding sequence ATGAGCAACATAACAAAAAAAGAATACGAACTAAAAATGTTCGATCAAGAATTAAAAAAGATAGATGAAAGTAAATTAGTTTTAAATGTCAAAGATTTACACGTAAGTTTTAAAACAGGTAAAAAGAAACTTTTACACATTATTCGTGGAGTGGATTTACAAATCTTTAAAGGACAAATTGTTGGTATTGTTGGTGAATCTGGTTCAGGAAAATCAGTAACATCAAAATCATTAATCAATGTAAATGAACGCACAATCACAACGGCCGAAGTTATGACTGTTGATGATAAAAATTTATTAGAATGTAAACGCGAAAAAAATTGAAAACAAATAAGGGGTAAAAAAATTGGATACATTCCACAAGATCCTTTAACATCTCTTAACCCAACAAGAAAAATAGGTAAACAATTACTGGATGCCTTAAATCATAATGACGATTGAAAACACAAAACATACAAAGAGAAAAAAGAGTACTTAATTTCTTTATTAAAAGAATTTGGTTTAAGACAAGCTGAAGAAATATTTAACATGTATCCACACACCTTGAGTGGTGGTATGAAACAACGTGTCGTTATAACAATGGTTGTTGCGTTAAAACCACATGTAATAATAGCTGACGAACCAACAACTGCTCTTGATCCAACAGTCCAAGCATCAGTGCTAGCATTATTTGAAAACATCCGTACAAAAATGGGAATTTCAATCATATTAATTTCACACAACATTTCAGTTGTTGCAAAATTCTGTGATTATATTTATGTTATGTATGCAGGACGTATTGTTGAAAAAGGTACTAAAGAAGAAATATTCACAGTACCAGCTCACCCATACACATGAGCTTTAATTTCTGCGGTGCCTGAAAATAAAGAAGAAAAACTTTACTCAATCAAGGGAACACCACCAGACATGGCCAACTTATCATTAGGAGACCCATTTGCACCACGTAACGATTATGCACTAGAGATTGATTTCATAAAAGAACCACCTCTTATTCCAATTTCACACACTCACTCAGCCGCAACTTGATTATTACATCCTGATGCTCCAAAAATTTATTTACGAGATGATTTAATTAAACGTTTAGAATCATTTAGAAAGGTATTTTATAAAGATGAAAAATAA
- a CDS encoding phosphate acyltransferase, with product MSEMSKYSKHINTLIKAKAQKEILSVLFIDGNDPRAREAAIYLKDNKLAKPIMLLENESQIVDDGLENIVMTQQSAKKEEYAQKLAEIRKGKENIEACRQALETRPFYGAMMLRTKEIDSAVGGLIYSTAAILRASFKAIGPKPGIKTISSIIVLHKDDETFILTDPSTVEKPNAVQLVDLAKNASEFARTMKMNDLTGFLTYSTNGSGKGENPELVREAVKLAIEDGSINMIHGEMQFDSAYDLNVRKHKFPSAPQEKLGIYVYPNLESCNIGCKMAQRLGGYGAVGAIIQGINGAINDFSRGATVQDVIDVTSITILKGYEFK from the coding sequence ATGTCAGAAATGTCAAAATACAGCAAACATATTAATACTCTAATAAAGGCAAAAGCTCAAAAAGAGATATTAAGTGTTTTATTTATAGATGGGAATGACCCGAGAGCGCGAGAAGCTGCTATATATTTAAAAGATAACAAATTAGCAAAACCTATTATGTTATTAGAAAATGAAAGTCAAATCGTTGACGATGGTTTAGAAAACATCGTTATGACACAACAAAGTGCAAAAAAAGAAGAATATGCACAGAAATTAGCCGAAATAAGAAAAGGCAAAGAAAATATCGAAGCATGTAGACAAGCTTTGGAAACACGTCCATTCTACGGAGCTATGATGCTAAGAACAAAAGAAATTGACTCAGCAGTTGGGGGGTTGATTTATTCAACTGCAGCTATTCTGAGAGCTTCATTTAAAGCTATTGGACCAAAACCTGGAATTAAAACAATTTCATCAATCATTGTGCTACATAAAGATGATGAAACATTTATTCTTACAGATCCATCAACAGTTGAAAAACCAAACGCAGTTCAATTAGTTGATTTAGCAAAAAATGCTAGCGAATTTGCCAGAACAATGAAAATGAATGATTTAACAGGATTTTTAACTTATTCAACAAACGGTTCTGGAAAAGGTGAAAATCCGGAATTAGTGCGTGAAGCCGTTAAATTAGCTATTGAGGACGGATCAATCAATATGATCCACGGTGAAATGCAATTTGATTCAGCTTATGATTTAAATGTAAGAAAACACAAATTCCCATCAGCACCTCAAGAAAAATTGGGTATTTATGTATACCCTAACCTAGAAAGTTGCAACATTGGATGTAAAATGGCACAACGTTTAGGCGGATATGGAGCAGTTGGTGCTATTATTCAAGGAATTAATGGAGCTATTAACGATTTTAGCCGTGGGGCTACAGTTCAAGATGTTATTGATGTGACATCTATTACAATATTAAAAGGTTATGAATTTAAATAA
- a CDS encoding ABC transporter permease — MNSTDFNQKYKIGINLQSKIKFIGSEHQHSSSNIAGKPKKMLVEIIKRFFKNPYVTFAFICFVTLMLCAIIIPLTTPYKAMTQINNIDKMYTTMLPPIFSPMVEKTEIFQNSPKIDKFYEIKQFVEEHPDLQIYFANFLNTTRFGEFNAATGTISMQYDAYALFDAVILHNAMAQKITEDANFVFTQAWVNDIKIQNPVNTLLGTDINAQDIWTNAWTGTAESIKIAIITASLQTLIGVAIGAYLGFHVGKWIDTVFMRLIEIFLAPPTLIWLLLFVSVMGVSNTALIISLVITGWAWPVSSTRMFIITVKDEEYITAAKSIGASTSRQIFVHALPAILGKIATAFVRRIPSIILSIASLAFLGFYKDGNSANLGKLLLEATPQAPENYWILLLPSIILLTLSLSLQFIAIGVHDALDPKVISSSKK, encoded by the coding sequence ATGAATAGTACAGATTTTAATCAAAAATATAAAATTGGAATTAATTTACAATCAAAAATAAAATTTATCGGTAGTGAACACCAACACAGCAGTTCTAACATCGCTGGAAAACCTAAAAAAATGCTAGTAGAAATCATTAAAAGATTTTTCAAAAACCCTTATGTAACATTTGCGTTTATTTGTTTTGTTACTTTAATGTTATGTGCAATTATCATTCCATTAACAACACCATATAAAGCAATGACTCAGATTAACAACATTGATAAAATGTATACAACAATGTTGCCTCCAATTTTTTCACCAATGGTAGAAAAAACAGAAATTTTCCAAAACTCTCCAAAAATAGATAAATTTTACGAAATAAAACAATTTGTTGAAGAGCATCCGGATTTACAAATTTATTTTGCTAACTTTTTAAACACAACTCGTTTCGGAGAATTTAATGCCGCTACAGGTACAATATCGATGCAATATGATGCTTATGCATTATTTGATGCAGTTATATTACATAATGCAATGGCACAAAAAATTACCGAAGATGCTAACTTTGTATTTACTCAAGCGTGAGTAAATGATATTAAAATTCAAAACCCAGTTAATACATTATTAGGTACTGATATAAATGCTCAAGATATTTGAACAAATGCTTGAACCGGAACAGCTGAATCAATTAAAATAGCTATTATTACCGCTTCATTACAAACTTTAATCGGTGTAGCAATTGGAGCTTATTTAGGATTTCACGTTGGAAAATGAATAGATACTGTATTCATGCGTTTAATTGAAATTTTCTTAGCTCCCCCTACATTAATTTGATTACTATTATTCGTATCAGTAATGGGAGTAAGTAATACTGCCTTGATTATATCATTGGTAATAACTGGTTGAGCATGACCTGTTTCAAGTACACGTATGTTTATAATAACAGTTAAAGATGAAGAGTACATAACAGCAGCTAAAAGTATTGGTGCTTCAACTTCAAGACAAATATTTGTACACGCATTACCTGCAATACTAGGTAAAATCGCTACAGCATTCGTTCGTAGAATACCTTCAATTATTCTATCGATCGCTTCATTGGCATTCCTTGGATTCTACAAAGACGGAAACTCGGCCAATTTAGGTAAATTATTACTTGAAGCAACACCTCAAGCACCTGAAAACTACTGAATACTATTACTACCTTCGATAATATTATTAACACTTTCACTATCATTACAATTTATTGCAATAGGAGTACACGATGCACTGGATCCAAAAGTTATCAGTTCATCTAAAAAATAA
- a CDS encoding alpha-ketoacid dehydrogenase subunit beta encodes MSDKKIALNNIGALNQALHLMFEKDKTLVLYGEDAGFEGGVFRATEGLQQKFGAERVFDSPISESAIAGTAIGAAVAGLKPVVEFQFSGFVFYALAQICTNAARLRNRTRGKYSVPAVFRMPCGGGVRALEHHSESIEAIFSHIPGLTVVMPSTPYDTKGLMIAAIESPDPVVFLEHKRDYRAFKQDIPEGYYKVEIGKANVVVEGDDLTVVTYGHMVHETTKALKELYESGFEGSVEIIDLRTLKPMDTETIVNSVKKTGKLLVVSEAVRTLSIASEVVARVNEKAFDYLKAAPVRLTGPDVTIPLPFLEAHFMVDANKIAHEIKELYKK; translated from the coding sequence ATGTCAGATAAAAAAATAGCTTTAAATAATATTGGAGCCTTAAACCAAGCTCTTCATTTAATGTTCGAAAAAGATAAAACTTTAGTTCTATACGGAGAAGATGCCGGATTCGAAGGTGGAGTATTCCGTGCAACAGAAGGACTACAACAAAAATTTGGTGCAGAAAGAGTATTTGACTCACCTATTTCTGAATCAGCAATCGCTGGTACAGCAATCGGAGCAGCAGTTGCAGGTCTTAAACCAGTTGTTGAATTCCAATTCTCTGGATTCGTATTCTACGCATTAGCACAAATTTGTACAAACGCAGCTCGTCTACGTAACAGAACACGTGGAAAATATTCAGTTCCAGCAGTATTTAGAATGCCATGTGGAGGAGGGGTTCGTGCATTAGAACACCACTCAGAATCAATCGAAGCAATATTCTCACACATCCCTGGTCTAACAGTAGTTATGCCATCTACACCATATGACACAAAAGGTTTAATGATCGCAGCTATTGAAAGTCCAGATCCAGTTGTATTTTTAGAACACAAACGTGATTACCGTGCATTTAAACAAGATATTCCTGAAGGATACTACAAAGTTGAAATCGGTAAAGCAAACGTTGTTGTTGAAGGTGATGACTTAACAGTTGTTACATATGGACACATGGTTCATGAAACAACAAAAGCTTTAAAAGAATTATACGAATCAGGATTTGAAGGATCAGTTGAAATCATCGACTTGAGAACTTTAAAACCTATGGACACAGAAACAATTGTAAATTCAGTTAAGAAAACTGGAAAACTATTGGTTGTTTCAGAAGCAGTTCGTACACTATCAATAGCTTCAGAAGTTGTTGCTCGTGTTAACGAAAAAGCATTTGATTACTTAAAAGCTGCTCCTGTACGTCTAACAGGACCAGATGTAACAATTCCTTTACCATTTTTAGAAGCTCACTTTATGGTTGATGCAAACAAAATTGCTCACGAAATTAAAGAGCTATACAAAAAATAG